In Anaerolineales bacterium, one DNA window encodes the following:
- a CDS encoding L,D-transpeptidase yields the protein MNQPNIPPRRNPLYPLMILILMLCVVGGAAWTATTAPALGFSGAIPTPTQWSSFAFAQIAKPTYTASPTATLIIPTQIPTETIEPMVLAEIVSESLTYDYVASVTQDDEQAPLFYGGNKYILVDISEQHMYVYEGDVLVYSFVASTGMNNATRVGNFSVLNKIPSAYGSTWNIWMPNWLGIYWAGSLQNGIHALPILPNGAQLWAGYLGVPISYGCVVLGAYEAQLLYDWAEVGTPVEIRW from the coding sequence GCTTATGATCCTGATCTTGATGTTATGCGTCGTGGGCGGCGCGGCATGGACGGCAACCACGGCGCCTGCACTGGGATTCAGCGGTGCAATCCCCACGCCAACACAATGGAGTTCCTTTGCCTTTGCACAGATCGCAAAACCCACCTACACCGCCTCCCCCACGGCCACATTAATAATTCCCACACAAATCCCCACGGAAACCATCGAACCGATGGTGCTGGCGGAAATCGTCTCCGAATCGTTGACGTATGATTATGTTGCCTCTGTAACACAGGACGATGAACAGGCTCCACTTTTCTACGGCGGGAACAAATACATCCTCGTGGACATCTCCGAACAGCATATGTACGTTTATGAAGGCGATGTGCTTGTGTATAGTTTTGTCGCGTCCACCGGGATGAACAATGCCACGCGCGTCGGCAATTTCAGCGTGTTAAACAAAATCCCAAGTGCCTATGGATCCACATGGAATATCTGGATGCCAAACTGGCTGGGCATTTACTGGGCCGGCAGTCTGCAGAATGGCATCCACGCCCTGCCGATCTTGCCGAACGGGGCGCAGTTATGGGCGGGGTATCTGGGTGTACCCATTTCCTATGGATGCGTGGTACTGGGCGCGTATGAAGCACAGCTGCTCTACGATTGGGCTGAGGTTGGCACGCCCGTTGAAATCCGATGGTGA
- a CDS encoding L,D-transpeptidase family protein: MSISQLSRRDFLKLSASSVLGLVLSELGIQRALAAPPASQGRAIWSGVQIYDAPHLTAKKIHLLRIDEAVDLLAEVEGDNIDNKFNNTWYQLDGGYTYSGWLQPVETKYQKPVYEIPTEGKLAEVSVPYSLTRLAPYYFAKTAHRIFYETTHWVRKVIVTREEKSVWYEIYDKEFKKSFYVPSYNMRLIPDEELTQLSPQVPDEEKLVHVDLETQMVTAFEGEKMVLSIRCASGERGTDTPKGEWRTYHKGPSIHMTNFGDAVANIYNLPGVPWCAFFTGSGHAFHGTYWHNDYGRPRSNGCINLPSSVSKWLYRWTSPVLAPNQDYVHLPGQGTRVVIV; encoded by the coding sequence ATGAGTATCTCTCAACTTTCCCGCCGCGACTTTTTAAAACTCTCCGCCTCCAGCGTGCTCGGGCTTGTTCTCTCCGAATTGGGCATCCAGCGCGCCCTGGCTGCCCCCCCCGCCTCACAGGGACGGGCGATCTGGAGCGGCGTTCAAATCTACGACGCCCCCCACCTGACCGCCAAAAAGATCCATCTCCTGCGCATCGATGAGGCTGTTGACCTGCTCGCAGAAGTGGAGGGGGATAACATCGACAATAAATTCAACAATACCTGGTACCAATTGGACGGCGGCTATACCTATTCGGGCTGGCTACAACCCGTTGAAACCAAGTACCAAAAACCGGTCTATGAGATCCCCACCGAAGGCAAACTGGCGGAGGTCAGTGTGCCCTACAGCCTGACCCGTCTGGCCCCGTATTACTTTGCAAAGACCGCACATCGTATTTTTTACGAAACGACGCATTGGGTACGGAAGGTCATCGTCACGCGCGAGGAAAAAAGCGTGTGGTATGAGATCTACGACAAGGAATTCAAAAAATCCTTTTACGTCCCATCGTACAACATGCGCCTCATTCCGGATGAGGAACTGACCCAGCTTTCCCCGCAAGTCCCGGACGAGGAGAAACTCGTCCACGTGGACCTCGAAACGCAAATGGTCACCGCGTTCGAAGGGGAAAAGATGGTGCTTTCCATCCGCTGCGCCAGCGGGGAACGAGGCACGGATACCCCAAAGGGCGAATGGCGCACCTACCACAAGGGACCCTCCATCCACATGACCAATTTTGGCGATGCGGTCGCAAACATCTACAACCTGCCCGGTGTGCCGTGGTGTGCATTCTTTACAGGTTCCGGTCACGCCTTTCACGGGACCTACTGGCACAACGACTATGGACGCCCGCGCAGCAACGGCTGTATCAACCTGCCGTCCAGCGTCTCCAAATGGCTGTACCGTTGGACCAGCCCCGTGCTTGCACCAAACCAGGATTATGTACATTTGCCCGGGCAGGGGACAAGGGTCGTGATCGTATAA
- a CDS encoding L,D-transpeptidase, with product MNQTNLSRRDFLKLGGLGLAGLLAPPLNFDVDDPFLSQQGRVTIRTVWVYDRPSTEAAHVRLFQRDAVFDITNTAINENVAVHNRIWYQVGTEGYVYSGDIQPVRTILNTPQMEIPKKDGLLAEVSVPFTDAHEAADKESRVIHRMYYETTHWVKSVTTNPKDGQVWYQVRDDKWDKYYYARAEHLRTMSADELAPISAEVPNREKKIVVRLAQQIVIAYENNAPVFVAPVSTGGVLRVGTYTTPQGNFITYYKRPSRHMAAGDIAASGFDLPGVPWVQYITQNGISFHGTFWHNDFGRPRSHGCINLSSSAAKWLYRWTSPQVAPNKEFSFGGVGTRVEITA from the coding sequence ATGAATCAAACCAACCTGTCTCGAAGGGATTTCCTTAAACTGGGCGGATTGGGGCTGGCAGGTTTGCTGGCCCCCCCGCTCAATTTTGATGTTGACGACCCGTTCCTCTCCCAACAGGGACGCGTGACCATCCGCACCGTCTGGGTGTACGACCGTCCATCCACGGAAGCCGCGCATGTGAGGTTATTTCAGCGTGATGCGGTTTTCGACATCACCAATACCGCCATTAACGAAAACGTCGCAGTGCACAACCGCATATGGTATCAAGTCGGTACGGAGGGATACGTGTACTCCGGGGACATCCAGCCTGTGCGCACAATTCTGAACACACCGCAAATGGAAATTCCCAAAAAAGACGGGCTGCTTGCCGAAGTCAGTGTACCGTTCACCGACGCGCACGAAGCGGCCGACAAGGAATCCAGGGTCATCCATCGCATGTATTATGAAACGACCCACTGGGTCAAATCCGTGACGACCAACCCAAAGGACGGGCAGGTCTGGTATCAGGTGCGCGACGATAAATGGGACAAATACTATTACGCGCGCGCAGAACACCTGCGCACCATGAGTGCGGATGAACTTGCGCCCATCTCCGCCGAGGTGCCAAACCGCGAGAAAAAGATCGTCGTGCGGCTCGCCCAGCAAATCGTCATTGCATATGAAAATAATGCCCCCGTCTTTGTCGCGCCGGTTTCCACAGGCGGCGTTCTGCGTGTCGGCACATACACCACACCCCAGGGCAATTTCATCACCTATTACAAACGTCCCTCGCGCCACATGGCCGCCGGGGACATCGCCGCCAGCGGATTCGACCTACCCGGCGTCCCCTGGGTGCAATACATCACCCAAAACGGGATTTCCTTCCACGGCACATTCTGGCACAATGACTTCGGCAGACCGCGCTCGCACGGGTGCATCAACCTCTCCTCAAGCGCCGCAAAATGGCTCTACCGCTGGACCTCCCCACAGGTCGCGCCGAACAAGGAATTTTCCTTCGGGGGCGTGGGAACCAGGGTGGAAATCACAGCATAG
- a CDS encoding L,D-transpeptidase family protein, whose product MNDLLKSRESTSDARMNGETRQGGVKPGNRKPARTVKKKRNLILPVLLVVVGCVVLLFAAWSAVNSPVLASILRISSAPQQEQSAPAQSFAQVNIAKPTYTPAGFQPVAQEIFPTATFTALPPIASPLGTATLTQEPQVALVPPTDIPTSESFAPPNPTEPQSLESIPTSDGVILAEIVADTPTPVYVAPTAAPNVPAQVAGTGGKRWIDVDLSQQRLYAYEGDTLIRSFVVSTGTWQTPTVTGKYSIWIKLRSAPMSGPGYYLPDVPYIMYFYKGYGIHGTYWHNNFGTPMSHGCVNMTIADAEWVYNFTAVGTVVNVHY is encoded by the coding sequence ATGAATGACCTCTTAAAATCACGTGAATCCACATCCGATGCGCGGATGAACGGGGAAACGCGTCAGGGTGGGGTTAAGCCGGGGAATAGGAAACCAGCCCGAACCGTCAAAAAGAAGCGAAATCTTATCCTCCCCGTCCTGCTGGTCGTGGTCGGGTGTGTGGTGCTCCTGTTCGCGGCATGGTCGGCGGTGAATTCGCCGGTACTGGCGTCCATCCTACGTATTTCATCCGCACCACAGCAGGAACAAAGTGCGCCAGCCCAATCGTTCGCGCAGGTGAATATTGCAAAGCCGACCTATACGCCGGCTGGATTTCAGCCCGTGGCGCAGGAGATTTTCCCAACCGCCACGTTCACAGCCCTGCCGCCAATAGCATCCCCTTTGGGGACCGCAACATTGACCCAGGAGCCGCAGGTCGCCCTTGTTCCCCCAACCGACATTCCAACCAGCGAATCGTTTGCGCCCCCTAACCCGACAGAGCCACAATCCCTTGAATCCATACCAACCAGCGATGGCGTTATCCTTGCAGAGATCGTCGCGGATACACCCACACCCGTTTACGTGGCTCCGACCGCCGCACCCAACGTACCTGCGCAGGTGGCGGGCACCGGCGGCAAGCGCTGGATTGACGTTGACCTTTCACAGCAGCGCCTGTATGCCTATGAAGGCGATACGCTGATCCGGTCGTTCGTTGTATCGACCGGCACATGGCAGACGCCAACCGTGACAGGCAAATACAGCATCTGGATCAAGCTGCGCTCCGCGCCGATGTCCGGACCCGGGTATTATTTGCCGGATGTGCCTTACATCATGTATTTTTACAAGGGCTATGGCATCCACGGCACATACTGGCATAATAACTTCGGCACGCCAATGAGCCACGGATGCGTGAACATGACCATCGCCGATGCGGAATGGGTGTATAACTTTACAGCGGTCGGCACCGTGGTGAACGTGCATTATTAG